A section of the Amycolatopsis sp. AA4 genome encodes:
- a CDS encoding TetR family transcriptional regulator translates to MTETPRTRVGATPAGRRQLRRALATAAVDLFAANGYEATTIDDIAAAAGVGRRTFFRYFDSKDDVLFANHDEIVAEMEQVFQTADPARDPIEVATAAVSLVLESYAAELDVSLKRFTLTRTVPSLRDKEVATVDRYQRVLARYLQDRFAAAGDEAATLRAAVAAAAIAAANNHVLRRWLRSGGRDDIEAAATEAFTLVADAFRTSGGKPSADAEPGTVVAVLSTATPLHEVVTRIGAALREAESR, encoded by the coding sequence ATGACCGAGACGCCGCGCACCCGGGTCGGGGCCACGCCGGCCGGGCGGCGGCAGTTGCGTCGCGCGCTCGCCACGGCGGCCGTGGACCTGTTCGCCGCCAACGGGTACGAGGCGACGACCATCGACGACATCGCCGCGGCGGCGGGCGTCGGGCGGCGGACGTTTTTCCGGTACTTCGACAGCAAGGACGACGTTCTCTTCGCCAACCACGACGAGATCGTCGCCGAGATGGAGCAGGTCTTCCAGACCGCCGACCCGGCGCGCGACCCGATCGAGGTGGCGACCGCGGCGGTGTCGCTCGTGCTGGAGTCCTACGCCGCGGAGCTGGACGTCTCGCTCAAGCGGTTCACCCTCACCCGCACGGTGCCGTCGTTGCGGGACAAGGAAGTCGCGACCGTCGACCGGTACCAGCGCGTTCTCGCTCGCTACCTCCAGGACCGCTTCGCCGCTGCTGGCGACGAGGCGGCGACGCTCCGTGCCGCAGTGGCCGCGGCGGCGATCGCGGCGGCCAACAACCACGTCCTGCGCCGCTGGCTCCGCAGCGGCGGCCGCGACGACATCGAGGCCGCGGCGACGGAGGCGTTCACCCTGGTCGCGGACGCGTTCCGGACGTCCGGCGGCAAGCCATCGGCCGACGCGGAGCCGGGCACGGTGGTGGCGGTGCTCAGCACTGCGACGCCGTTGCACGAGGTCGTGACCCGGATCGGCGCTGCGCTGCGGGAGGCCGAGTCCCGGTGA
- a CDS encoding NAD(P)H-binding protein, producing the protein MIVVTAPTGNIGSRVLAEVADGARPVRAIVRDPAKLPADLRERVEVHAGSHSDPDVLARAFDGADTVFWLVPPDRQAPSPDEAYSGFARPAVEAIRTHGVRRVVSISALGRGTASAARAGHVTATLAMDDLIAATGVAFRAVACPTFMDNLLRQTSAIKHQGAFYDVLPPDYAAPTACTRDIAGVASRLLLDPLWTGRDEVPVLGPEDLSPDQEAEIMSEVLGISVKYQQIPVSALGAQVLANGLSEAMAQSMMDMATAKLNHLDEGVVRTPHHATETPTTFRQWCEEVLKPEVAKS; encoded by the coding sequence ATGATCGTCGTCACCGCCCCCACCGGAAACATCGGCAGCCGCGTCCTCGCCGAGGTCGCCGACGGTGCGCGCCCCGTCCGCGCGATTGTCCGCGATCCCGCGAAACTGCCCGCTGACCTGCGTGAACGCGTCGAAGTCCACGCGGGTTCGCACAGCGATCCGGACGTACTCGCCCGCGCCTTCGACGGCGCGGACACCGTGTTCTGGCTAGTCCCGCCCGACCGTCAAGCCCCCAGCCCCGACGAGGCCTACTCCGGTTTCGCGCGCCCCGCCGTCGAGGCCATCCGCACCCACGGCGTCCGCCGAGTGGTGTCGATCAGCGCGCTGGGCCGCGGCACCGCCTCCGCCGCACGGGCCGGACACGTCACCGCGACGCTGGCGATGGACGACCTCATCGCCGCCACCGGCGTCGCCTTCCGCGCGGTAGCGTGTCCGACCTTTATGGACAACCTGCTGCGCCAAACTTCGGCCATCAAACACCAAGGCGCGTTCTACGACGTCCTGCCTCCGGACTACGCCGCGCCCACCGCCTGCACCCGCGACATCGCCGGGGTCGCTTCCCGGCTGCTGCTGGATCCTTTGTGGACCGGCCGCGACGAGGTGCCCGTGCTGGGCCCGGAAGACCTTTCGCCCGACCAGGAAGCCGAGATCATGAGCGAGGTGCTCGGGATTTCGGTTAAGTACCAGCAAATCCCCGTCTCGGCGCTCGGTGCCCAAGTCCTCGCGAACGGGCTTTCCGAGGCGATGGCACAGTCCATGATGGACATGGCGACCGCGAAACTGAACCATCTGGACGAAGGCGTTGTCCGCACTCCGCACCATGCCACGGAGACGCCGACGACCTTCCGGCAGTGGTGCGAGGAAGTCCTCAAACCCGAGGTGGCCAAGTCCTGA
- a CDS encoding TetR/AcrR family transcriptional regulator: MAREGGSQLRGAELRKHILLAAKNVFLETGFERASMDAVAASAGTSKRSLYAHFESKDKLFLAVLDLVRELYLGKLMTPDAYADDPAEAVALFCGRFQQLLTWESQARTCRLCISAAERLPDSAKAYYEAMFAVMYARLAEYLAAQYKMDDPEAAALAEDLVGRTVLPRVFRVLLKAEPAIEEMPGAEATVENVELESIRLVVAAALGQRG; encoded by the coding sequence ATGGCGCGTGAAGGCGGTTCGCAGCTTCGGGGTGCGGAGTTGCGCAAGCACATCCTGCTGGCGGCGAAGAACGTGTTCCTCGAGACCGGATTCGAGCGCGCGTCGATGGACGCGGTCGCGGCCAGCGCGGGGACCTCGAAGCGGTCGCTGTACGCGCACTTCGAGAGCAAGGACAAGCTGTTCCTCGCGGTGCTCGACCTGGTCCGCGAGCTGTACCTCGGCAAGCTGATGACCCCGGACGCCTACGCGGACGACCCGGCCGAGGCGGTCGCGTTGTTCTGCGGGCGGTTCCAGCAGTTGCTGACCTGGGAATCGCAGGCCCGGACGTGCCGACTGTGCATTTCGGCTGCCGAGCGGTTGCCGGACAGCGCGAAGGCGTACTACGAAGCGATGTTCGCGGTGATGTACGCGCGGCTCGCCGAGTATCTGGCCGCGCAGTATAAAATGGACGATCCAGAGGCGGCGGCGCTCGCGGAGGATCTTGTCGGACGGACTGTGCTGCCGCGAGTGTTTCGAGTGTTGTTGAAGGCCGAGCCCGCGATCGAGGAAATGCCCGGGGCGGAGGCGACGGTGGAAAACGTTGAGCTGGAATCGATTCGGCTTGTCGTTGCGGCGGCGTTGGGACAGCGAGGATGA
- a CDS encoding glycoside hydrolase family 64 protein, whose protein sequence is MISRRAFLCASAAAATFPLWNTAFASATTPDTAKVAFDDQSGASQTYAYLTGTTLDNRLVILKADGTPYYPPSPGSDHTPLGEDCAIPLKSLSQVTVPKMYAARIYVALDSKLDFFVNQGPALVHPSFLAADDPNYNRNWSFCEFTFNNDVLFANISYVDFVAIPLGLHLTTTGSGDQTVPGLPARSLDPICAALNAQGGKWGTLIETGDDGKPLRALSAHYRADQFGGYLDGYLDEVWQKYTSETLTVDTQVPGLGAFTGQVGADGVLAFNNGERFAKPATPDVWSCDSGPFAIKQGDSDARKAIIPRLAAALNRTTLRDNPKQPTGEDPARFYQNPETNHYARIVHSKLPDNRGYAFPYDDVSPGPDFSGAVQAGDPDTLTITVNALR, encoded by the coding sequence TTGATTTCCCGGCGGGCATTCCTCTGCGCATCCGCGGCAGCCGCGACATTTCCACTCTGGAATACCGCGTTCGCCTCCGCGACCACTCCCGACACCGCGAAGGTCGCTTTCGACGACCAGTCCGGCGCCAGCCAGACCTACGCGTACCTCACCGGCACCACGCTGGACAACCGGCTCGTCATCCTGAAAGCCGACGGCACGCCGTATTATCCGCCGTCCCCGGGCAGCGACCACACGCCGCTCGGCGAGGACTGCGCGATCCCGCTGAAGTCGCTTTCCCAGGTCACCGTCCCGAAAATGTACGCGGCCCGGATCTATGTCGCGCTCGACAGCAAACTGGACTTTTTCGTCAACCAGGGCCCGGCGCTCGTGCACCCGAGCTTCCTCGCCGCCGACGACCCGAACTACAACCGGAACTGGTCGTTCTGCGAATTCACCTTCAACAACGACGTGCTGTTCGCCAACATCAGCTACGTCGACTTCGTCGCGATCCCGCTCGGCCTGCATCTCACCACGACCGGCTCCGGCGACCAGACCGTCCCCGGCCTCCCGGCCCGCTCGCTCGACCCGATCTGCGCCGCGCTCAACGCCCAGGGCGGCAAATGGGGCACGCTCATCGAAACCGGCGACGACGGAAAGCCTTTGCGCGCCCTGTCCGCGCATTACCGTGCCGACCAATTCGGCGGATACCTCGACGGCTACCTCGACGAGGTCTGGCAGAAATACACCAGCGAAACGCTCACCGTCGACACCCAGGTACCCGGCCTCGGCGCGTTCACCGGCCAGGTCGGCGCGGACGGCGTCCTCGCCTTCAACAACGGCGAACGCTTCGCCAAACCAGCCACACCGGACGTGTGGAGCTGCGACAGCGGCCCGTTCGCCATCAAACAAGGCGACAGCGACGCCCGCAAAGCGATCATCCCCCGGCTAGCGGCGGCCTTGAACCGCACCACCCTGCGCGACAACCCGAAACAGCCGACCGGCGAGGACCCGGCGAGGTTCTACCAAAACCCGGAAACCAACCACTACGCGCGCATCGTGCACAGCAAACTTCCGGACAATCGCGGCTACGCCTTCCCCTACGACGACGTCTCCCCCGGCCCCGATTTCAGCGGCGCTGTGCAGGCAGGCGACCCGGACACTCTGACCATCACCGTGAACGCCTTGCGCTGA
- a CDS encoding lytic polysaccharide monooxygenase auxiliary activity family 9 protein: protein MKANRKLVAAAVGTAIAPVLVLLSPAGIASAHGYVNAPASRQAQCAQGVVSCGQIKWEPQSVEGPKGLHSCSGGNAQFAELNDNNKGWKATPVGSSVAFTWKFTARHRTSNYEYWIGNDKIATVDGGGQQPPATVTHNVNLKGHTGRQTVLAVWNIADTANAFYACIDLQVS, encoded by the coding sequence ATGAAAGCGAACCGGAAACTCGTCGCGGCCGCCGTCGGCACGGCGATCGCGCCGGTGCTCGTGCTGCTCAGCCCGGCAGGCATCGCCAGCGCGCACGGGTACGTCAACGCGCCGGCGAGCCGGCAGGCCCAGTGCGCGCAGGGCGTCGTGTCCTGCGGCCAGATCAAGTGGGAACCGCAGAGCGTCGAAGGGCCGAAGGGGCTGCACAGCTGCAGCGGCGGCAACGCCCAGTTCGCCGAACTGAACGACAACAACAAGGGCTGGAAGGCGACGCCGGTCGGCTCGTCGGTGGCCTTCACCTGGAAGTTCACCGCCCGGCACCGCACTTCCAACTACGAGTACTGGATCGGCAACGACAAGATCGCCACCGTGGACGGCGGCGGCCAGCAGCCCCCGGCGACGGTCACCCACAACGTGAACCTCAAGGGGCACACCGGAAGGCAGACGGTGCTCGCCGTCTGGAACATCGCGGACACCGCGAACGCCTTCTACGCCTGCATCGACCTGCAGGTGAGCTGA
- a CDS encoding LysR family transcriptional regulator — protein sequence MADLDLRQLTTLLAVAEEGTFSRAATRLGYTQSSVSQHIAALERSVGGAVFDRPGGPRPVRITPLGAVVLEHGREVLAKANALTQAVDRFKAGEGRIDVGTLQSVSHAILPTVLRRLREEHPRCEIRLSEPDEPRLGELDLLFYDGLISDDTEHVRLMEDPYLAVARPGTLPSGPVPARELDGKPMVAWPSTCDQPRLEQSLAAAGAHPRIVFRSAGSETILSMVRAGMGLAVLPWLAIHQVVCRDCGAIHGPEGWPDLQVHDLDPTPARSIYLHWPRGRGEESPLAARTIEVAVEVARELAGQAPAARGSVPSAE from the coding sequence ATGGCCGACCTGGACCTGCGACAACTCACGACCCTGCTCGCGGTCGCCGAGGAGGGCACGTTCTCCCGGGCAGCGACCCGGCTGGGCTACACGCAATCGAGCGTGAGCCAGCACATCGCAGCCTTGGAACGCTCCGTCGGCGGCGCGGTCTTCGACCGGCCGGGCGGCCCGCGCCCCGTGCGGATCACTCCCCTTGGCGCCGTGGTACTCGAACACGGCCGGGAGGTCCTGGCGAAGGCCAACGCCCTGACCCAAGCGGTCGATCGGTTCAAGGCAGGCGAAGGCCGCATCGACGTCGGCACCCTGCAGAGCGTCTCGCACGCGATCCTGCCGACAGTGCTGCGCCGGCTCCGCGAGGAGCACCCGCGCTGCGAGATCCGCCTCTCGGAACCCGACGAACCTCGGCTGGGCGAACTGGACCTGCTGTTTTACGACGGCCTGATCAGCGACGACACGGAACATGTCCGGCTGATGGAAGACCCGTACCTGGCAGTCGCCCGGCCCGGCACCCTGCCGTCCGGCCCGGTGCCCGCGCGGGAACTGGACGGCAAACCCATGGTTGCCTGGCCGTCGACCTGCGACCAGCCCAGACTGGAGCAATCCCTCGCGGCCGCCGGCGCGCACCCGCGCATCGTGTTCCGCTCCGCGGGCAGCGAAACGATCCTGTCGATGGTGCGCGCCGGAATGGGACTGGCCGTCCTGCCCTGGCTGGCGATCCACCAGGTCGTCTGCCGCGACTGCGGCGCGATCCACGGCCCGGAGGGATGGCCGGATCTGCAGGTGCACGACCTCGACCCGACCCCGGCGCGCTCGATCTACCTGCACTGGCCGCGCGGCCGCGGCGAGGAGTCCCCGCTTGCCGCGCGAACCATCGAGGTGGCGGTGGAAGTGGCGCGGGAGTTGGCTGGGCAGGCCCCGGCTGCTCGGGGTTCCGTGCCCTCAGCTGAATGA
- a CDS encoding MFS transporter has protein sequence MTVATITAERTSARRLPSLAWALGACHLVARGGAFVSPMLVLYLTQEQRMSPTAAGAVVAAIGIGDFGSQLLGGWLGDRVGRRRTMLLGFLGTAIALVALGSAEATPVIWATAVGYGLAGGLFRPAGSAAVADLPPEQRVRAYSLLYWAANLGYAVAATVAGVLASHGYGLLFWLNAVAMLVAALIVVAAVPETRSGASRQRRALLPVLRVDRLMITMTLIHVGCFTLLMLAFATLPLLMTAQQFSSATYGGVLALNGVAIVVLQPLAVAVLANRDRGSVLATSMLLVGLGGGLAAVSQSIAGYAIAILVVSLGQIGLAVQFGATFAALAPPDLRSRYLGVASSAWSLGAVLGPVLGTALLQQAGRTWLSVVAFAAGILLFLAQQSVAVRLREQQAGQLAEKGLSMTVSSRNSDRIRCVEGEFAAVAQQCPEHVDESPGQR, from the coding sequence ATGACAGTCGCAACGATCACCGCGGAGAGAACTTCGGCTCGCAGGTTGCCGTCGCTAGCGTGGGCACTGGGGGCGTGCCACCTCGTCGCCCGGGGCGGGGCGTTCGTGTCGCCGATGCTGGTGCTGTATCTGACGCAGGAACAGCGGATGTCTCCGACCGCGGCGGGGGCCGTGGTGGCCGCGATCGGCATCGGCGACTTCGGGTCGCAGTTGCTCGGCGGCTGGCTCGGGGACCGGGTCGGGCGGCGGAGGACGATGCTGCTCGGGTTTCTCGGGACGGCGATCGCCTTGGTTGCCTTGGGATCCGCCGAAGCGACGCCGGTCATCTGGGCCACGGCGGTGGGCTACGGACTCGCTGGCGGGCTCTTCCGGCCGGCGGGATCGGCGGCGGTGGCGGATCTTCCGCCGGAGCAGCGGGTGCGGGCGTACAGTCTGCTTTATTGGGCGGCGAATCTCGGATACGCCGTCGCCGCAACGGTTGCCGGGGTACTGGCGAGTCACGGCTACGGGCTGCTGTTCTGGTTGAACGCGGTCGCGATGCTCGTAGCGGCGTTGATCGTGGTGGCTGCGGTGCCGGAAACCCGCTCGGGTGCGAGTCGCCAGAGACGCGCGCTGCTGCCGGTGTTGCGGGTGGACCGTTTGATGATCACCATGACGCTGATTCATGTCGGCTGCTTTACCTTGCTAATGCTGGCTTTCGCGACTTTGCCGTTGCTGATGACCGCGCAGCAGTTCAGTTCCGCGACGTACGGCGGTGTGCTTGCGCTCAACGGGGTCGCCATCGTTGTCCTGCAACCGTTGGCTGTCGCGGTGCTGGCGAATCGCGACCGGGGGTCGGTGCTCGCGACCTCGATGTTGCTGGTGGGGCTTGGCGGCGGTTTGGCCGCCGTGAGCCAAAGCATTGCTGGCTACGCCATTGCGATCCTCGTTGTCAGCCTTGGGCAAATCGGACTGGCGGTCCAGTTCGGTGCGACGTTCGCGGCTCTCGCGCCGCCAGATCTGCGCAGCCGGTACCTGGGTGTCGCGTCGAGTGCGTGGAGTCTTGGCGCGGTGCTCGGACCGGTGCTTGGCACGGCGTTGCTGCAGCAGGCTGGCCGAACTTGGCTGAGCGTCGTGGCTTTCGCTGCCGGAATTCTGCTTTTCCTTGCCCAGCAGTCCGTCGCGGTACGTCTTCGCGAGCAGCAGGCTGGTCAGCTCGCCGAGAAAGGACTCTCAATGACCGTGTCAAGCCGCAACAGTGACCGGATTCGGTGTGTCGAGGGTGAATTCGCGGCCGTCGCGCAGCAGTGCCCAGAGCACGTCGACGAGTCGCCGGGCCAGCGCTAG
- a CDS encoding IS110 family transposase, whose protein sequence is MAIRLEVWVGIDVGKSMHHACAIDTDGKVLFSQKLGNDQRAIEQLIARASAAAQRAQWAIDLTSPMALLLITALLAADQSVTYVPGRVVNTMTHGFRGEGKTDAKDARVIAETARLRRDLTEVTMPDELAVSLTQLTSYRADLMSDWVAGINRLRALLGSIFPALEAAFDYSNRTPLILVAGMCTPAEIRTAGIGGVTTHLTDNKAWGPAIGKTAATAVAAADAQDLVLPGEADAAMLVKRIARKLLDLDREIKDTDKLITARFRRHPWARIIESLPGMGPGLGAEFLASTGGDLATFATAGRLASYAGLVPVPRDSGRVSGNLRRPKRYNRRLRRVFYMAALSSLRTQGPSRRFYDKKRAERLIHTQALLALARRLVDVLWALLRDGREFTLDTPNPVTVAA, encoded by the coding sequence GTGGCGATTCGCCTTGAGGTCTGGGTCGGGATCGATGTCGGCAAATCGATGCATCACGCGTGTGCGATCGACACCGACGGGAAGGTGCTGTTCAGTCAGAAACTCGGGAATGATCAGCGCGCGATCGAGCAGTTGATCGCTCGTGCCAGTGCGGCCGCTCAGCGGGCGCAGTGGGCGATCGATTTGACGAGTCCGATGGCGTTGCTGCTGATCACGGCGCTGCTGGCTGCCGACCAGTCGGTGACCTATGTGCCGGGCCGGGTCGTGAACACGATGACCCACGGATTCCGAGGCGAAGGAAAAACCGACGCCAAAGACGCTCGGGTGATCGCCGAAACCGCCCGGCTGCGAAGGGATCTGACCGAGGTCACGATGCCCGATGAGCTGGCGGTCTCGCTGACCCAGCTGACCAGCTACCGCGCCGACCTGATGTCGGACTGGGTGGCCGGGATCAACCGGCTGCGGGCGCTGCTGGGCTCGATCTTCCCCGCTCTGGAGGCCGCGTTCGACTACTCCAACCGAACCCCGCTGATCCTGGTCGCCGGGATGTGCACCCCCGCCGAGATCCGCACCGCCGGAATCGGCGGTGTCACAACCCATCTCACCGACAACAAGGCATGGGGTCCGGCGATCGGCAAGACCGCCGCGACCGCGGTCGCCGCCGCCGACGCCCAGGACCTGGTGCTGCCCGGCGAAGCCGATGCCGCGATGCTCGTCAAACGCATCGCCCGCAAGCTGCTCGACCTCGACCGCGAGATCAAAGACACCGACAAGCTGATCACCGCCCGATTCCGGCGACATCCGTGGGCGAGGATCATCGAGTCCCTGCCCGGCATGGGCCCTGGACTGGGCGCCGAATTTCTCGCCAGCACCGGCGGTGACCTGGCGACCTTCGCGACCGCCGGCCGCTTGGCGTCCTATGCCGGATTGGTGCCGGTGCCACGCGACTCCGGTCGTGTCAGCGGAAACCTGCGCCGTCCCAAACGCTACAACCGACGCCTGCGCAGGGTCTTCTACATGGCCGCCCTGTCCAGCCTGCGCACGCAAGGCCCGTCCAGGCGGTTCTACGACAAGAAGCGCGCCGAACGACTCATCCATACCCAAGCCCTCCTAGCGCTGGCCCGGCGACTCGTCGACGTGCTCTGGGCACTGCTGCGCGACGGCCGCGAATTCACCCTCGACACACCGAATCCGGTCACTGTTGCGGCTTGA
- a CDS encoding PPOX class F420-dependent oxidoreductase translates to MTTMTDTEWRAFLAEGTRLAHLALARADGRPHVTPICFVLDGDELAFALSPGSVKGKSLARDGRVAVCVSDERQPYSFVTVEGQARISAEPDQIRRVAAGIAERYYPGQSAVDLAESFVHGGFTAVRIGIAHVIAQSGLG, encoded by the coding sequence ATGACAACCATGACCGACACCGAATGGCGCGCTTTCCTTGCCGAGGGAACCAGACTTGCCCACCTTGCTCTCGCGCGGGCGGACGGGCGTCCGCACGTCACCCCGATTTGTTTCGTCCTCGACGGAGACGAACTCGCCTTCGCCCTGTCACCGGGGAGTGTCAAAGGCAAAAGCCTTGCGCGGGACGGACGGGTGGCGGTCTGCGTCAGCGACGAGCGGCAGCCGTACAGCTTCGTGACCGTCGAAGGACAGGCCCGGATCTCTGCCGAGCCGGACCAGATCAGGCGGGTGGCGGCGGGAATCGCCGAACGTTACTACCCCGGTCAGTCCGCAGTGGACCTCGCGGAATCGTTTGTCCACGGTGGATTCACCGCGGTGCGGATCGGCATCGCGCACGTCATCGCCCAATCCGGTCTCGGCTGA
- the hpnH gene encoding adenosyl-hopene transferase HpnH: protein MAMPLRQSLRLGGYLMKQKLLRKEKFPLLVELEPLFACNLKCGGCGKIAQPHTLLKQRMPVEQAVGAIEESGAPMVSIAGGEPLMHPQIDEITRQLLARNKIIFLCTNALLLPKHIHKFKPHRNFAWMVHIDGLEERHDASVRKEGGFQAAVDAIKLAKEKGFRVMTNTTFFTGDTPQDVIDVLDYLNDLGVDNMQISPGYAYEKAPDQDHWLGVQQTRELFAKAFGGGNRKRWRLNHSPVFLDFLEGKRDLECTPWGIPSYSLLGWQRPCYLLDDGYAKTYRELIETTEWENFGRGKDPRCSNCMAHCGYEPTAVIATLGSLKESVRAAVGH, encoded by the coding sequence ATGGCCATGCCGTTGCGCCAGTCTCTTCGACTGGGCGGTTATCTGATGAAGCAGAAGCTGCTGCGCAAGGAGAAATTCCCGCTCCTGGTCGAGCTGGAACCGCTGTTCGCGTGCAACCTCAAATGCGGCGGCTGCGGCAAGATCGCACAGCCGCACACGCTGCTGAAACAGCGGATGCCGGTGGAGCAGGCGGTCGGGGCGATCGAGGAGAGCGGCGCGCCGATGGTGTCCATCGCGGGCGGCGAACCGCTGATGCATCCGCAGATCGACGAGATCACCCGGCAGCTGCTCGCCCGCAACAAGATCATTTTCCTGTGCACCAACGCGCTCCTGCTGCCCAAGCACATCCACAAATTCAAGCCGCACCGCAATTTCGCGTGGATGGTGCACATCGACGGTCTCGAAGAACGGCACGACGCGTCGGTGCGCAAGGAGGGCGGTTTCCAGGCGGCGGTCGACGCGATCAAGCTCGCCAAGGAAAAGGGCTTCCGCGTCATGACGAACACGACGTTCTTCACCGGGGACACCCCGCAGGACGTCATCGACGTGCTCGACTACCTCAACGACCTCGGCGTCGACAACATGCAGATTTCACCCGGGTACGCGTACGAGAAAGCCCCCGACCAGGACCACTGGCTCGGCGTGCAGCAGACCCGGGAACTGTTCGCCAAGGCCTTCGGCGGCGGCAACCGGAAACGCTGGCGGCTCAACCATTCGCCGGTGTTCCTCGATTTCCTCGAGGGCAAACGCGACCTGGAATGCACGCCGTGGGGCATCCCGTCCTATTCGCTGCTGGGCTGGCAGCGTCCGTGCTACCTGCTCGACGACGGCTACGCGAAGACGTACCGGGAACTCATCGAAACCACCGAATGGGAGAACTTCGGCCGCGGCAAGGACCCGCGCTGCTCGAACTGCATGGCGCACTGCGGCTACGAACCCACCGCGGTGATCGCAACACTCGGCTCGCTCAAGGAATCCGTCCGGGCCGCCGTCGGCCACTGA
- the ispH gene encoding 4-hydroxy-3-methylbut-2-enyl diphosphate reductase, which yields MTPIVCTPLRIEQAAVRGPRTVHTGLGPRRAAAAAARLPSGPRIVAGVGGGLTPSVRPGDVVVATEVRGPSGVVPVPSAPLLAGALRRLGLTVHLGPVIGSSHVVRERERAALAASGALAVDMESAWLAASGEPFAVVRAIVDTVGAPLLRPSTVSNGLAGLRSLRRAAPALAAWTEAVRPRTVLLASPRSFCAGVERAIDIVERALEKHGAPVYVRRQIVHNTHVVHRLQGRGAVFVDEVEEVPEGATLVFAAHGVSPAVRRAAAGRGLSVVDATCPLVTKVHNEVRRYTGRGETVFLIGHAEHEEVEGTVGEAPENVVVVGDVAAARTVTVRDPSRTAYTMQTTLAVDEAEEIASVLRERFPGLSAPRKDDICYATTNRQQALRAIAREVDLVLVVGSGNSSNSRRLVEVSEREGTPAVLVDGCGDVDLRRLAGAGRIGLTAGASAPPHLVAEVVEALHGLGPVSVAENTLTEEEMTFTLPREVL from the coding sequence ATGACGCCGATCGTCTGCACCCCGTTGCGGATCGAGCAGGCCGCGGTGCGCGGTCCGCGGACAGTCCACACCGGACTCGGGCCACGCCGGGCCGCCGCCGCTGCGGCCCGGCTCCCGTCCGGACCGCGAATCGTCGCGGGGGTCGGGGGCGGGCTCACACCTTCGGTACGGCCGGGGGACGTCGTCGTCGCCACCGAGGTGCGTGGTCCGTCCGGCGTGGTGCCGGTGCCGTCCGCGCCGTTGCTGGCGGGTGCGTTGCGACGGCTCGGTCTCACTGTCCATCTCGGACCGGTGATCGGCAGTTCGCACGTGGTGCGGGAGCGGGAACGGGCTGCGCTGGCTGCCAGCGGCGCGCTGGCGGTTGACATGGAGTCTGCGTGGCTTGCGGCCAGCGGCGAACCATTCGCGGTGGTTCGCGCCATTGTGGACACTGTCGGTGCGCCGTTGCTCCGGCCTTCGACTGTCTCGAATGGACTCGCTGGGTTGCGGAGTCTGCGCCGCGCCGCCCCCGCGCTCGCGGCGTGGACCGAAGCGGTGCGTCCGCGCACGGTGTTGCTCGCGAGCCCGCGGTCGTTCTGTGCCGGGGTGGAGCGGGCGATCGATATCGTCGAGCGAGCCCTGGAAAAGCATGGCGCACCGGTGTACGTGCGTCGGCAGATCGTGCACAACACCCACGTCGTGCATCGGTTGCAGGGTCGCGGTGCGGTGTTCGTGGACGAGGTGGAGGAAGTTCCGGAAGGCGCGACGCTGGTGTTCGCCGCCCACGGAGTCTCCCCCGCTGTTCGTCGTGCCGCAGCAGGCCGCGGACTGTCCGTAGTGGACGCGACGTGTCCGTTGGTGACCAAGGTGCACAACGAAGTCCGCCGTTACACCGGTCGCGGCGAGACGGTGTTCCTCATTGGACACGCTGAGCACGAGGAGGTCGAAGGAACCGTCGGAGAAGCGCCGGAGAATGTGGTGGTCGTCGGCGATGTCGCAGCCGCGCGGACGGTGACCGTGCGCGATCCGTCGCGGACCGCGTACACCATGCAGACCACCCTGGCGGTCGACGAGGCCGAGGAGATCGCGTCCGTGCTGCGCGAACGATTCCCCGGACTTTCCGCGCCGCGCAAGGACGACATCTGCTACGCCACCACCAACCGGCAGCAGGCTTTGCGCGCGATCGCCCGCGAGGTCGATCTGGTGCTGGTCGTGGGTTCCGGGAATTCGTCGAACTCGCGGCGGCTGGTGGAAGTCTCCGAACGCGAGGGGACCCCGGCGGTGCTGGTGGACGGCTGCGGCGACGTCGACCTGCGCCGGCTCGCCGGGGCCGGGCGGATCGGGCTCACCGCGGGAGCGTCGGCACCGCCGCATCTCGTCGCCGAAGTGGTCGAAGCCCTGCACGGATTGGGACCGGTCAGCGTCGCGGAAAACACGCTGACAGAAGAAGAAATGACGTTCACCCTACCTCGGGAGGTGCTCTGA